One stretch of Chryseobacterium indologenes DNA includes these proteins:
- the ric gene encoding iron-sulfur cluster repair di-iron protein, which yields MNTKTDFIGNMVAEDFRAAAIFKRYGIDFCCKGGRTIEEACSNKKLDPEKIYAELEALPGNDGSSIDFNSWPLDLLTDYIEKTHHRYVEEKTPVLQAFLDKLCKVHGGKHPELFEIYALFNESAHDLAAHMKKEELILFPFVKNMVKARISGQPISQPAFGTVENPVHMMEHEHTAEGDRFRKIAEITDEYLPPADACNTYKVAFAMLQDFENDLHKHIHLENNILFPKAIRLEKELNVES from the coding sequence ATGAACACAAAAACAGATTTTATAGGAAATATGGTAGCTGAAGACTTCAGAGCCGCTGCCATTTTTAAAAGATATGGGATTGATTTCTGCTGCAAAGGAGGAAGAACAATAGAAGAAGCCTGCAGTAACAAAAAGCTCGATCCAGAAAAAATTTATGCAGAACTGGAAGCGCTTCCAGGGAATGATGGATCTTCCATCGACTTCAACAGCTGGCCACTGGATCTCCTGACTGATTATATTGAGAAAACACATCACCGTTATGTAGAAGAAAAAACGCCTGTTTTACAAGCTTTTCTGGATAAATTATGCAAAGTTCACGGAGGAAAACATCCGGAATTATTCGAAATCTATGCTTTATTTAACGAATCTGCTCATGATCTAGCGGCCCACATGAAAAAAGAGGAACTCATTCTTTTTCCTTTTGTAAAAAATATGGTGAAGGCCAGAATATCAGGCCAACCCATTTCCCAACCTGCTTTTGGAACAGTGGAAAACCCAGTTCACATGATGGAACATGAACATACAGCAGAAGGAGACCGCTTCCGAAAGATTGCTGAAATTACGGATGAATATCTTCCGCCTGCAGATGCCTGCAATACCTACAAAGTGGCTTTTGCCATGCTTCAGGATTTTGAAAACGATTTGCACAAGCATATCCATCTGGAAAATAATATCCTTTTCCCTAAAGCCATCCGTCTGGAAAAAGAATTAAATGTTGAATCTTAA
- a CDS encoding c-type cytochrome — MIVLSCSKNNAVTPIPVPESSTEQPAPQPIAPPEPTVPAYTSNDPGFKLIEGADCLACHKIDAKVIGPSYQDVAEKYTKADIDQLAQKIIEGGKGNWGDIPMTPHEGLSKDDAKQMVKYILSLKK, encoded by the coding sequence ATGATAGTACTATCATGTTCTAAGAATAATGCAGTTACTCCCATTCCAGTACCTGAATCATCCACTGAACAACCGGCTCCACAACCAATAGCTCCGCCTGAACCAACTGTTCCGGCTTACACTTCCAACGATCCCGGTTTTAAATTGATTGAAGGAGCAGATTGCCTTGCCTGCCATAAGATAGATGCAAAAGTGATTGGCCCTTCTTACCAGGATGTCGCAGAAAAATACACGAAAGCCGATATTGACCAATTGGCCCAGAAAATCATTGAGGGAGGAAAAGGAAATTGGGGAGATATTCCGATGACCCCTCATGAGGGATTAAGTAAAGACGATGCTAAGCAAATGGTGAAATATATTCTCTCCCTTAAAAAGTAA
- a CDS encoding class I SAM-dependent methyltransferase has product MNTENIEKMSGHWLLAKIGKRVLRPGGIELTQKMLTLLNITSDDSVVEFAPGLGSTASLTLRKNPKSYIGIDAEQHAINQLNRKFRNSSARFQLGNAAHSTLPDQSADKVYGEAMLSMHADHRKSEIIKEAARILKSQGYYAIHELALKPDHLDENVKQQIQKELSAAIKVNARPLTVSEWTSLLEQEGFRILQVETAPMHLLKPQRIISDETFLGFLKIAGNIVMQPKIRSRVMRMRKTFEKYEDCLCAVSILIQKI; this is encoded by the coding sequence ATGAATACTGAAAATATTGAAAAAATGTCCGGACACTGGCTATTGGCTAAAATCGGAAAAAGGGTGTTAAGGCCTGGCGGGATTGAGCTGACTCAAAAAATGCTGACTCTGCTGAACATTACTTCTGATGATAGCGTGGTAGAGTTCGCCCCAGGACTAGGCTCTACTGCCAGCCTGACTTTACGCAAAAATCCAAAATCTTATATTGGAATTGATGCAGAACAGCATGCTATCAACCAATTGAACAGAAAGTTTAGGAACAGTTCTGCCCGTTTTCAATTAGGAAATGCTGCGCACAGCACATTACCGGATCAGTCTGCAGATAAAGTGTATGGCGAAGCGATGCTGAGTATGCATGCAGATCACAGAAAATCTGAGATTATCAAAGAAGCGGCAAGAATTCTGAAATCACAGGGATATTATGCGATCCATGAATTGGCATTAAAACCCGACCATCTGGACGAAAATGTGAAACAACAGATCCAAAAGGAACTGTCAGCCGCTATTAAAGTGAATGCCCGCCCACTCACTGTTTCTGAATGGACAAGTTTATTAGAGCAAGAAGGGTTCAGAATTCTGCAAGTAGAAACAGCACCCATGCACCTTTTGAAGCCTCAAAGGATCATCAGCGATGAAACTTTCCTTGGCTTCCTAAAAATTGCAGGAAATATAGTGATGCAACCCAAAATCCGATCCAGGGTAATGCGAATGAGAAAAACTTTTGAGAAATATGAAGACTGTCTTTGTGCAGTTTCTATCCTCATACAGAAAATATAA
- a CDS encoding RrF2 family transcriptional regulator, translating into MFSKTCEYALRALIYIAQQSKNDSRVGIKDISKSIHSPEHFIAKILQDLSRKGFVQSAKGPNGGFYMDRKNLNTSIADIVREIDGDKLFSGCGLGLDQCSEIHPCPLHDQFKIIRQNLRIMLETSKIQMFVDNLDLQLTHLKS; encoded by the coding sequence ATGTTTTCCAAAACCTGCGAATATGCTTTAAGAGCTTTAATTTACATTGCCCAGCAGTCTAAAAATGACAGCAGAGTCGGAATTAAAGACATTTCAAAAAGCATTCATTCTCCGGAACATTTTATTGCAAAAATACTTCAGGATTTGAGCAGAAAAGGATTTGTACAATCTGCAAAAGGTCCGAACGGGGGGTTTTATATGGATCGAAAAAATCTGAATACAAGTATTGCTGATATTGTAAGAGAAATTGACGGGGATAAACTATTTTCCGGATGTGGACTTGGACTGGATCAATGTTCTGAAATACACCCATGCCCACTTCATGATCAATTTAAAATTATCAGACAGAACCTTCGGATCATGCTTGAAACATCCAAAATACAAATGTTTGTTGACAATCTTGATTTACAGCTGACCCATCTAAAATCTTAA
- a CDS encoding helix-turn-helix domain-containing protein: MGLIAALPDIDKHEKSVFVMHEKSEKLIPFHKHTKGQLSYVEGGIAYITIDNRTYVVPARHFFWIPQGMEHILEIGHTATVLRSLYFYAHDDVSDSFYNRLGIYPASELLIQMIKYTETWDEKHVTEKDENFEFLVALKKILPKTHQQPLPIILPATHNKQMMKIVSYLEWNMGEKLTLANVSTRFGLSERSMSRLFKADMNISFLQYLKTLRIIKAIELLLNTDKSINEIADDVGYSSISAFSDTFSEFTQSRPSDLRKSSKAFRNPAL, from the coding sequence ATGGGATTAATTGCAGCACTTCCGGACATCGATAAACATGAGAAAAGTGTATTTGTTATGCATGAAAAATCAGAAAAACTGATTCCGTTTCATAAGCATACAAAAGGACAGCTAAGCTATGTAGAAGGCGGTATCGCTTATATAACCATCGATAACCGGACCTATGTGGTACCTGCGAGACATTTCTTTTGGATCCCTCAGGGCATGGAGCATATTCTGGAAATTGGACATACAGCTACTGTACTTCGCTCCCTTTATTTTTATGCGCATGATGATGTTTCAGATTCTTTTTATAACAGACTGGGGATTTATCCTGCTTCAGAACTTCTGATCCAGATGATTAAATATACAGAGACTTGGGATGAAAAACATGTCACTGAAAAAGATGAAAATTTCGAATTCCTGGTTGCTTTAAAAAAGATACTGCCTAAAACTCATCAACAACCCTTACCCATTATTCTTCCTGCCACCCATAACAAACAAATGATGAAAATAGTCTCCTATCTGGAATGGAATATGGGGGAAAAACTGACCCTTGCCAATGTGAGTACCAGATTTGGTTTGAGTGAACGTTCGATGTCCCGACTGTTTAAAGCTGATATGAATATTTCTTTTCTTCAATATCTTAAGACATTGAGAATTATCAAAGCCATTGAGCTGCTGTTAAATACCGATAAATCCATCAACGAGATTGCAGATGATGTTGGTTATAGCTCAATCAGTGCTTTTAGTGATACTTTTAGTGAATTTACTCAATCACGTCCATCGGATTTAAGAAAAAGCAGCAAAGCATTTAGAAATCCAGCGTTGTAA
- a CDS encoding TolC family protein yields MKIYVTGLLMLGTSYTISAQTGSPRNDTIRISLKDAWQRAEENSRHIKINTINVDIAEAEVKDTKRERLPELKVKGSAEKASNIPIYENGIFSKPTQHEVIHTLYRVGADFYLNIYNGNKLNLKIKENQTLQKVKEIQKEQAVSDIHYKTATLYLELQKTLIFRDLIRQDIKDQEVQLREIKSLYKNGVVLKSDVLRIELELSKRKMTLMTIENDILIAMQKLNIILGVPDEQVVIPESPSNQWNANTTYAEYLKLALDHSFDYHVSEQQTELSKLKLKQVKANVSPKIGMYGEFYYANPQIFLYPYNPYWYSLGIVGVKASFSISSLYHNTHKVKAAKLEFEKEEEAHKDTEDKVRQQVKEAYLRYQEALEQIKVAETNVAQAKENARIIKNTYFNQTSLITELLDADIQLLQTKFELEAAKIMAQNNYYLLQNITGVL; encoded by the coding sequence ATGAAAATCTATGTCACCGGACTGCTGATGCTGGGAACTTCCTACACTATATCAGCCCAGACAGGCAGTCCACGAAATGATACCATACGGATCTCCTTAAAAGACGCATGGCAAAGAGCTGAAGAAAACAGCCGTCATATTAAAATCAATACCATTAATGTAGACATTGCAGAAGCCGAAGTAAAAGATACTAAACGAGAACGACTTCCGGAATTGAAAGTAAAAGGGTCTGCTGAAAAAGCTTCCAACATTCCCATCTATGAAAACGGAATTTTTTCCAAACCTACCCAACACGAGGTCATTCACACTCTTTATAGAGTAGGAGCCGATTTTTACCTTAATATTTATAACGGAAATAAACTCAATCTTAAGATTAAGGAAAATCAAACCCTTCAAAAGGTTAAAGAAATACAGAAAGAACAGGCTGTTTCTGATATCCATTATAAAACAGCAACCCTTTATCTTGAACTTCAGAAAACATTAATCTTCAGAGACCTTATCAGACAGGATATAAAAGATCAGGAAGTACAGCTTAGAGAAATCAAGTCTTTATATAAAAACGGAGTGGTTCTGAAAAGTGATGTTTTAAGAATTGAACTTGAACTTTCCAAGCGTAAAATGACTCTGATGACTATTGAAAATGATATTCTTATCGCGATGCAAAAGCTGAATATTATTTTAGGAGTTCCTGATGAGCAGGTGGTGATTCCGGAAAGCCCTTCCAATCAGTGGAATGCCAATACCACCTATGCCGAATATCTGAAACTTGCGCTGGATCATTCGTTTGATTATCATGTGTCAGAACAGCAGACAGAATTAAGTAAACTTAAGCTGAAGCAGGTTAAAGCCAATGTAAGCCCTAAAATAGGAATGTATGGTGAATTTTACTATGCCAATCCACAGATCTTCCTTTATCCCTATAACCCGTATTGGTATTCATTGGGAATTGTTGGGGTAAAGGCTTCATTTTCGATCTCATCGCTTTACCATAATACCCATAAAGTGAAGGCTGCTAAGCTTGAATTTGAGAAAGAAGAAGAAGCTCACAAAGATACTGAAGATAAGGTAAGGCAACAGGTGAAAGAAGCTTATTTAAGATATCAGGAAGCTCTTGAACAAATTAAGGTGGCAGAAACCAATGTTGCTCAGGCTAAGGAAAATGCACGTATCATCAAAAATACCTATTTCAATCAGACTTCTCTTATCACTGAACTTTTGGATGCGGATATCCAGTTACTTCAAACAAAATTTGAGCTGGAAGCAGCAAAGATCATGGCACAAAACAATTATTATTTATTACAAAACATTACAGGCGTTTTATAA
- a CDS encoding HlyD family secretion protein has translation MKKKYTPTDRLITKITGWISVLIVAALAVWGGFSLKNYYRYEQTNDAQVQEYVNPVISRAGGFIVAVKFEENQEVKKGDTLLLIDNREYVLQQKQTQAALQKARAQLKVLQSNTGTTEKEAAAAQAQVDANKAKVWKQQLDYNRYKKLYDEESATKQRLEDVKATLDVNESDYKSSQDNYAASVSKINDIQTEKAVVQAEIARLEALLDRHKLDVSYTAVVASYDGRMGRRTVEVGQMIDAGETLAFIVNNETDKWVVANYKETQIKDMKIGDQVRIVADSYPDREFKGTIISLSPATGSSFSLLPPDNSTGNYVKIVQRIPVRIRVDGKRKEIDILKMGMNVNVYANKKHS, from the coding sequence ATGAAAAAAAAATATACCCCTACCGACAGATTGATCACGAAGATCACAGGATGGATTTCAGTTTTAATCGTTGCCGCACTTGCTGTCTGGGGCGGTTTTTCCCTGAAAAATTATTACAGATATGAGCAGACCAACGATGCTCAGGTCCAGGAATATGTAAACCCGGTTATTTCAAGGGCCGGCGGATTCATTGTAGCTGTGAAATTTGAGGAAAACCAGGAAGTTAAAAAAGGAGATACTCTTTTATTGATTGATAATCGTGAATATGTGCTTCAGCAAAAGCAAACTCAGGCTGCACTTCAGAAAGCCCGCGCTCAGCTGAAAGTGCTGCAAAGCAATACCGGTACTACCGAGAAAGAAGCTGCCGCTGCACAGGCTCAGGTAGATGCCAATAAGGCAAAAGTCTGGAAGCAACAGCTTGATTACAACCGTTATAAAAAACTTTACGATGAAGAATCGGCTACAAAACAGAGACTTGAAGATGTGAAAGCAACATTAGACGTTAATGAAAGTGACTATAAATCATCTCAGGATAATTATGCAGCTTCCGTATCTAAAATTAATGATATTCAGACCGAAAAAGCAGTGGTACAGGCTGAAATTGCAAGACTGGAAGCCCTATTAGACCGTCATAAGTTAGATGTAAGTTATACCGCGGTAGTAGCTTCGTATGACGGAAGAATGGGACGAAGAACCGTTGAAGTAGGGCAGATGATTGATGCCGGAGAAACACTGGCCTTCATCGTTAATAATGAAACTGATAAATGGGTGGTGGCGAATTATAAAGAGACGCAAATCAAGGATATGAAAATTGGAGATCAGGTGAGAATTGTTGCAGATTCTTATCCCGACAGAGAATTTAAAGGAACTATTATTTCATTATCCCCTGCCACAGGTTCAAGTTTTTCATTGCTACCTCCTGATAATTCCACAGGGAACTATGTGAAAATTGTGCAGCGTATCCCTGTGAGAATCAGAGTGGATGGAAAAAGAAAAGAGATTGATATTCTCAAAATGGGAATGAATGTGAATGTATACGCCAATAAAAAGCATTCCTAA
- a CDS encoding beta-carotene 15,15'-monooxygenase produces the protein MAKRQMPFFKRWAPEWLVKIILFSMTLPGIIIFFLPLTNINAAAGYYGSEPADIQFSVALFYAGYVGFYCLERRFFSFLAAKEYFLLFTTLQIVACLICYFTRDIYVLFPVRFIQGMLFAGNVNLSLTLIFTRLSNERGREISFSVFFGILICALPFNNLITAGLIDSYNFNIVYKTAIFSYLPGLIFLTLTMTNYRPNVRFHLYKMDWQSFVVFSTILVLVGYIAIFGQEYYWLEDRRILGSVITIIALIGMSVFRQSSMKRPYIDLRIFKYRNFKVGLLILFVMYICRFASGITNSFFATELRLDPFYISYINVFNLSGLVVGVIIACCMVLQKKKIQYIWGPGFLMLLLFHALMYYSFDVQADEFNYYIPLFLQGLGVGLIMVPTIIFIISSVPASIGPSAAATALAIRYLGFCASIALINFFELFEKSRHYNAFQDHVTAVDPFVKDFLHKQTSKLIAKGMLEDHAEKASNKLLIGRLNVQDHVRFAMDYYEMMVWLLAGVLLLIILFPYLNRTALYLKSRRLSPA, from the coding sequence ATGGCTAAAAGACAAATGCCTTTTTTTAAAAGATGGGCACCGGAATGGCTGGTGAAAATCATTCTTTTCTCTATGACTTTACCAGGAATCATCATCTTCTTTTTGCCATTGACCAATATTAATGCAGCAGCAGGTTATTATGGAAGTGAACCCGCAGATATTCAGTTTTCCGTAGCGTTATTCTACGCCGGATATGTTGGGTTTTACTGTCTGGAAAGAAGGTTTTTTAGTTTCCTTGCTGCAAAAGAATATTTTCTCTTATTTACCACTTTGCAGATTGTAGCGTGTCTTATATGTTATTTTACCCGTGATATCTATGTACTTTTTCCGGTACGCTTTATTCAAGGAATGCTGTTTGCCGGTAATGTCAATCTTTCATTAACACTTATTTTTACACGGTTAAGCAACGAAAGAGGAAGAGAAATCAGTTTTTCTGTATTTTTTGGTATTCTCATCTGTGCATTACCATTTAACAACCTGATTACAGCAGGTCTTATAGATTCGTATAATTTTAATATAGTTTATAAAACGGCAATCTTTTCATACTTACCAGGTCTTATTTTCCTGACACTGACCATGACGAATTACAGACCCAATGTGAGATTTCATTTGTATAAAATGGATTGGCAGAGCTTTGTAGTTTTTAGTACAATTTTGGTATTGGTGGGATATATAGCCATTTTCGGACAGGAATATTATTGGCTGGAGGACAGGCGGATTTTAGGAAGTGTAATAACGATTATTGCATTGATAGGAATGTCGGTTTTTCGTCAGAGCTCAATGAAAAGACCTTATATTGATCTTAGAATTTTCAAATACAGAAATTTTAAAGTAGGGCTGTTGATTCTATTTGTGATGTATATTTGCCGTTTTGCATCAGGAATTACAAACAGCTTTTTTGCGACAGAGCTGCGTCTGGATCCGTTTTATATCTCTTATATTAATGTTTTTAACCTTTCGGGGTTAGTTGTTGGAGTCATCATTGCCTGTTGTATGGTTTTACAGAAAAAAAAGATACAATATATCTGGGGACCCGGCTTTCTGATGTTGCTTTTGTTCCATGCATTGATGTATTACTCTTTTGATGTACAGGCAGATGAATTCAATTATTATATTCCGCTTTTTCTTCAGGGATTAGGTGTAGGATTGATCATGGTTCCAACAATTATTTTTATTATATCATCTGTTCCGGCTTCTATTGGTCCTTCAGCTGCGGCAACTGCTTTAGCGATCCGTTATTTGGGCTTTTGTGCCAGTATAGCATTGATCAATTTTTTTGAACTTTTCGAGAAAAGTCGTCACTACAATGCTTTTCAGGATCATGTAACGGCAGTTGACCCATTTGTAAAAGACTTCCTTCATAAGCAGACCTCTAAACTTATAGCAAAAGGTATGCTTGAGGACCATGCTGAAAAGGCTTCCAATAAATTATTGATAGGGAGATTAAATGTTCAGGATCATGTACGCTTTGCTATGGATTATTACGAAATGATGGTCTGGCTTTTGGCAGGCGTTTTACTGTTGATCATTCTTTTTCCATATCTGAACCGTACCGCACTTTATTTGAAGTCGCGAAGGTTATCACCGGCATAA
- a CDS encoding GlxA family transcriptional regulator → MENERKQSGIKNIALLILPQVQLLDVAGPCDVFTAANLLLEDNKSGLKYKVHLISGTLDKVIYSGSGIPLSCSCTIYDIDFPVDTLLVAGTDLRILDDVNPELYGYLQNTMGKVRRLGSVCVGAFILAEAGLLSGKQVTTHWKYADILQRTYPDLNVNMNPFFICDQGIYTSGGVSSGIDLALALLEEDFGKPIAAEVAKHLVLYLKRPGVQSQFGNAISDYETLSSLTKEIRDVLKDKLGKAISIEFMAESVNMSVRNFSRVFLKESGMTPGKFLEKMRLDQAKNMLEYTEMSIDKIAEKCGFGNVVSLRRLFLKYLLISPSQYRKTSKGAV, encoded by the coding sequence ATGGAAAATGAAAGAAAACAATCAGGAATAAAAAATATAGCACTTTTGATATTACCACAGGTTCAGTTGCTGGATGTTGCCGGTCCCTGTGATGTATTTACGGCTGCTAACCTCTTGTTGGAGGATAATAAATCCGGTTTGAAGTATAAAGTCCATTTGATATCAGGTACTTTAGATAAAGTAATTTATTCAGGCTCAGGAATTCCTTTATCCTGCAGTTGTACAATTTATGATATAGATTTTCCGGTAGATACGTTGCTGGTTGCTGGTACTGACCTAAGAATATTAGATGATGTTAACCCTGAACTTTATGGTTATTTACAAAATACCATGGGAAAAGTAAGACGTTTAGGATCTGTGTGTGTAGGGGCATTTATTTTAGCTGAAGCAGGATTGTTGAGTGGGAAGCAGGTGACAACCCACTGGAAATATGCTGATATTCTGCAACGTACTTATCCCGATTTGAACGTTAATATGAATCCGTTTTTTATCTGTGATCAGGGAATATATACTTCAGGAGGTGTTTCTTCCGGAATAGATCTCGCATTGGCATTATTAGAAGAAGACTTTGGAAAGCCAATAGCCGCTGAAGTAGCTAAACATCTCGTTTTGTATTTGAAAAGACCTGGGGTGCAGTCTCAGTTTGGAAATGCTATTTCCGATTATGAGACGCTGTCTTCTCTCACAAAAGAAATCAGGGATGTGCTCAAAGATAAGCTTGGAAAGGCCATTAGTATAGAATTTATGGCTGAATCTGTAAATATGAGTGTCCGTAATTTCTCCAGAGTATTTTTGAAAGAATCGGGAATGACACCCGGTAAGTTTCTTGAAAAAATGAGACTGGATCAAGCTAAAAACATGCTGGAATATACAGAAATGAGCATCGATAAGATTGCTGAAAAGTGTGGTTTCGGTAATGTGGTTTCTCTTCGGCGTTTATTTTTAAAATACCTTCTTATTTCTCCGTCACAGTATAGAAAGACTTCTAAAGGAGCAGTATAA
- a CDS encoding DJ-1/PfpI family protein encodes MKKQQNERTMNVAFLVYDHVEALDLNGPLDVFIKANVIAEGSYNCYTVGKTREAVCIEANAMEVIPTYDVKTVPQPDMIVIPGANPDCVMDCLQDDGFQKTVMGWVKDQYHQGTIIFTVCTGSMHLSKTGILDHHEITTHSMLLDTLEEYNPKSTVKRDIRFVDSGHLITTAGITAGIDAALYLVEKHHGKELADTIVTLFEYQRQEFKH; translated from the coding sequence ATGAAGAAACAACAAAATGAAAGAACAATGAATGTGGCATTTTTGGTTTATGATCATGTAGAAGCCCTTGATTTGAATGGCCCATTGGATGTATTCATTAAGGCAAATGTAATAGCGGAAGGAAGCTATAATTGTTATACTGTAGGGAAGACTAGAGAAGCTGTATGTATAGAAGCAAATGCCATGGAGGTTATTCCAACGTATGACGTGAAAACAGTTCCTCAACCGGATATGATCGTAATACCAGGTGCCAATCCGGACTGTGTGATGGACTGCCTGCAGGATGATGGCTTTCAGAAGACTGTGATGGGATGGGTAAAAGATCAGTATCATCAGGGAACTATTATTTTTACAGTGTGTACAGGAAGTATGCATTTATCTAAAACAGGGATCTTGGATCATCATGAAATTACAACCCATTCTATGTTGCTGGATACGTTGGAAGAGTATAATCCCAAGAGTACTGTGAAAAGAGATATTCGGTTTGTAGATAGTGGACACCTGATTACTACAGCGGGAATAACAGCAGGAATAGACGCTGCGTTATATTTGGTTGAAAAACATCATGGAAAAGAACTGGCGGATACGATTGTAACACTTTTTGAATATCAACGGCAGGAATTTAAGCACTAA
- a CDS encoding S66 family peptidase produces the protein MKLITPKRLTEGDKVTSISMSWGAAGDLPHRYLKGKERLNQIFNLEVTETRHALRSAQWIYNNPEARAHDLMEAFSDPSIKAVISNIGGDDSIRILKYIDLTIIKNNPKIFLGFSDSTITHFICLKAGLSSFYGTSLLVGFAENNAMHDYQINDIRRTLFSSSAIGQIHPNPEGWTTEFLDWFDVSLQDVKRKLTPAADWQFIRGNSIVQGPLIGGCMEVLEMLKGTEYWPGPEIWKDCILFFETSEGKPHPDYVRYWLRNYAATGILKNAKGIIFGRPYDNLYAKEYETELLKILDEEGLYDLPVITQMDFGHTCPTFTIPYGRIAEINCIDKTFSILESGVL, from the coding sequence ATGAAATTAATTACTCCCAAAAGATTAACCGAAGGTGATAAAGTGACCAGTATTTCTATGTCATGGGGTGCTGCCGGTGACTTGCCTCATCGATATTTAAAAGGTAAAGAACGATTGAATCAGATTTTTAATCTTGAAGTTACTGAAACCAGACACGCATTACGGTCCGCACAATGGATCTATAATAATCCGGAAGCCAGAGCTCATGATCTTATGGAAGCATTTTCGGACCCTTCCATAAAAGCTGTTATTTCAAATATTGGTGGCGATGACAGCATCCGTATACTGAAATATATTGATCTTACTATCATTAAAAATAACCCTAAAATATTTCTTGGGTTTTCAGATAGTACTATAACTCATTTTATCTGCCTCAAAGCAGGTCTAAGTTCATTTTATGGCACTTCCCTATTGGTTGGCTTTGCAGAAAATAATGCCATGCATGATTACCAGATCAACGATATCAGACGAACTTTATTCTCCTCCTCTGCTATCGGGCAGATCCACCCAAATCCAGAAGGTTGGACCACTGAATTCCTCGACTGGTTTGATGTATCTCTTCAGGATGTCAAAAGAAAATTAACTCCCGCTGCCGATTGGCAATTTATCCGGGGAAATTCTATTGTTCAGGGACCGTTGATTGGTGGATGTATGGAAGTTTTGGAAATGCTTAAAGGAACCGAGTATTGGCCAGGTCCTGAAATATGGAAAGACTGCATCCTATTTTTTGAAACTTCAGAAGGCAAACCTCATCCTGATTATGTCAGATATTGGCTTCGGAATTACGCAGCAACTGGAATTCTGAAAAATGCTAAGGGAATTATTTTTGGAAGACCCTACGATAACCTGTATGCTAAAGAATATGAAACAGAATTATTAAAAATATTAGATGAAGAAGGCTTATATGATCTACCTGTCATCACCCAAATGGATTTTGGACACACCTGTCCTACTTTTACCATTCCTTACGGAAGAATAGCAGAGATCAACTGTATAGATAAAACGTTCAGTATTCTGGAAAGCGGAGTTCTGTAA